From Paraburkholderia sabiae, a single genomic window includes:
- a CDS encoding long-chain fatty acid--CoA ligase, producing MEKVWLESYPPGVPKEIDPTQYESVTAMLEESFRENRAKPAFACMGKQISYGELDSLSTRLAAWFQSKGIARGARIAIMMPNVLQYPVALAAVLRAGYVVVNVNPLYTPRELEHQLKDSGAEAIILLENFAVTLQAIVRNTAIKHVVVASMGDLMGAKGLLVNFVVRRVKKMVPAWNLPGHVAFNDAIAEGARSQFKPVKQTPDDVAFLQYTGGTTGVAKGATLTHRNLVANVLQSHAWVEPARSKRSDIDQFVTVVALPLYHVFALTVCGLLTIRTGGLGVLIPNPRDIAGMIRSLEGYKITTFPAVNTLYNAMLNHPDFAKLDFSNLLVANAGGMAVQEAVANRWYERTHAPIVEGYGLSETSPCVTCNPTTVTEYSGTIGLPLPSTEVSIRDDDGNELPPGQAGELCIRGPQVMAGYWNRPDETAKVMTADGFFRSGDIATINADGFVKIVDRKKDMILVSGFNVYPNEIEDVVAKHPGVFEVAAVGVPDEHSGEAVKLYIVKKDDAITDADIFAYCKTQLTGYKRPRTVEFRKELPKSNVGKILRRELRDGRV from the coding sequence ATGGAAAAAGTCTGGCTGGAGTCGTATCCGCCCGGCGTGCCGAAAGAGATCGACCCGACGCAATACGAGTCGGTCACCGCGATGCTCGAAGAGAGCTTCCGCGAGAACCGCGCGAAGCCTGCGTTTGCCTGCATGGGCAAGCAGATCAGCTACGGCGAACTCGACAGCCTGTCGACGCGGCTGGCCGCCTGGTTCCAGTCGAAGGGCATAGCGCGCGGCGCGCGCATCGCGATCATGATGCCCAATGTGCTGCAGTATCCCGTCGCGCTCGCAGCGGTCTTGCGCGCGGGCTATGTCGTCGTGAACGTGAATCCGCTCTACACGCCGCGCGAACTCGAACACCAGCTGAAAGACAGCGGCGCCGAGGCGATCATTCTGCTCGAGAACTTCGCGGTGACTTTGCAGGCGATCGTCCGGAATACGGCGATCAAGCATGTCGTCGTGGCATCGATGGGCGACCTGATGGGCGCGAAGGGTTTGCTCGTCAATTTCGTCGTGCGTCGAGTGAAGAAGATGGTGCCCGCCTGGAATCTGCCGGGGCACGTCGCTTTCAACGACGCGATTGCTGAAGGCGCGCGCAGTCAATTCAAGCCGGTGAAGCAGACTCCCGACGACGTCGCGTTCCTCCAATACACGGGCGGCACGACGGGCGTCGCGAAGGGCGCGACGCTGACGCATCGCAATCTCGTCGCGAACGTGCTGCAGTCGCACGCGTGGGTCGAGCCGGCGCGTAGCAAACGCAGCGACATCGACCAGTTCGTGACCGTTGTCGCTTTGCCGCTGTATCACGTGTTTGCGCTGACCGTGTGCGGGCTGCTGACGATCCGCACGGGCGGCCTCGGCGTGCTGATTCCGAATCCGCGCGATATCGCGGGCATGATCAGGTCGCTCGAGGGCTACAAGATCACGACGTTCCCGGCCGTGAACACACTGTATAACGCGATGCTCAATCATCCCGATTTCGCGAAGCTCGATTTCTCGAACCTGCTGGTCGCGAATGCTGGCGGGATGGCTGTTCAGGAGGCCGTCGCGAATCGCTGGTACGAGCGCACGCATGCGCCGATCGTCGAAGGCTACGGTCTATCGGAAACGTCGCCGTGCGTGACCTGCAATCCGACGACGGTCACCGAATACAGCGGAACGATCGGGCTGCCGTTGCCTTCCACGGAAGTCTCGATCCGCGACGACGATGGCAACGAACTGCCGCCGGGTCAGGCCGGCGAGCTGTGCATTCGCGGTCCGCAGGTGATGGCGGGTTACTGGAACCGGCCGGACGAAACGGCCAAGGTCATGACGGCCGATGGCTTCTTCCGTTCAGGCGATATCGCGACCATCAATGCTGACGGCTTCGTGAAAATCGTCGACCGCAAGAAGGACATGATTCTGGTGTCGGGCTTCAACGTCTATCCGAACGAAATCGAGGATGTCGTCGCGAAGCACCCCGGCGTGTTCGAAGTCGCGGCCGTCGGCGTGCCGGACGAGCATTCGGGCGAGGCGGTGAAGCTCTACATCGTCAAGAAGGACGATGCGATCACCGACGCCGACATCTTCGCGTACTGCAAGACGCAGCTGACGGGCTACAAGCGTCCGCGCACGGTCGAATTCCGCAAGGAGCTGCCGAAGAGCAATGTCGGCAAGATCCTTCGTCGCGAATTGCGCGACGGCCGCGTGTGA
- a CDS encoding molybdopterin-containing oxidoreductase family protein: protein MNAPAEFARAVCPHDCPDTCAMRVTVEDGRAIKVVGDPDHPPTQGVLCTKVSRYADRVHHPRRLTTPMRRIGRKGEGRFEPISWDEALRLAGERLSEIAARAPEAILPYSYAGTMGFVQGDSIAQRFFHKLGASQLDRTICAAAGAAGLKYTYGASLGMHTEFFSESEVILIWGANPIASNLHFWTRAQEAKRNGARLIAIDPYRSLTAEKCHQHIALKPGTDGALALGMMHVLIAENLLDRAYIADHTLGFEQLEARVLDYPPSRVAEICGIEEQVIVDLARLYGSTKKAAIRLNYGMQRVRGGGNAVRAIACLPSLTGAWRERAGGMLLSSSGWAPVDSHALSRPDLMPGWPSKQARVINMNAIGDALCHPGDDAFGPKVEAIVVYNSNPVAVAPDSARVAAGFAREDLFTIVLEHFQTDTADYADLLLPATTQLEHLDVHKSYGHTHVMVNLPAIAPVGEARPNTEIFRGIARSMDLDEPALYESDEVVASSAFRWDDASLKGVTWDTLKRDGWAKLKVSDTPFANGGYRTPSGKCEFFSKRLAQAGLEPVPDYLPPHESADGAPELAARYPLAMISPPARNFLNSTFVNVESLRATEGEPHLDMHPADARERGINDGDHVRIFNDRGSMSARVRVTDKSREGLVVGLSIWWKKLAPDGRNANEVTSQALTDLGGSATFYDCLVEVEPA from the coding sequence ATGAACGCTCCCGCCGAATTCGCCCGCGCCGTCTGCCCGCACGATTGCCCTGACACCTGCGCGATGCGCGTGACGGTCGAGGACGGCCGCGCGATCAAGGTCGTCGGCGATCCGGACCATCCGCCGACGCAAGGCGTGCTCTGCACAAAGGTCAGCCGTTACGCGGACCGCGTTCATCATCCGCGCCGTCTGACCACACCAATGCGGCGCATCGGACGCAAAGGAGAGGGGCGTTTCGAGCCGATCAGCTGGGATGAGGCGCTGCGCCTCGCGGGCGAGCGTCTCTCGGAAATCGCCGCTCGCGCGCCGGAAGCAATCCTGCCGTACAGCTACGCCGGCACGATGGGTTTCGTGCAAGGCGACAGCATCGCGCAACGCTTCTTCCACAAGCTCGGCGCTTCGCAGCTCGATCGGACGATCTGCGCGGCGGCTGGCGCGGCGGGTCTCAAATACACGTACGGTGCGAGCCTCGGCATGCACACGGAGTTTTTCTCCGAAAGCGAAGTGATCCTGATCTGGGGCGCGAACCCGATCGCCTCGAACCTGCACTTCTGGACACGCGCGCAGGAAGCCAAGCGTAACGGCGCGCGCCTGATCGCGATCGATCCGTATCGCTCGTTGACGGCCGAAAAGTGCCATCAGCACATTGCGCTGAAGCCCGGTACCGACGGCGCGCTCGCGCTCGGCATGATGCACGTCCTGATCGCTGAAAATTTGCTCGACCGCGCTTACATCGCCGATCACACGCTCGGTTTCGAACAACTCGAGGCGCGCGTACTCGACTATCCGCCATCGCGTGTCGCCGAGATTTGCGGGATCGAAGAACAGGTGATCGTCGATCTCGCGCGTCTCTATGGCAGCACGAAAAAGGCGGCGATCCGGTTGAACTACGGCATGCAACGGGTGCGCGGCGGCGGCAACGCGGTGCGCGCGATCGCCTGTCTACCGTCGCTGACGGGCGCTTGGCGCGAGCGCGCGGGCGGTATGCTGCTGTCGTCATCCGGTTGGGCGCCCGTCGATTCGCACGCACTGTCGCGTCCCGATCTGATGCCCGGCTGGCCGTCGAAGCAGGCGCGCGTCATCAACATGAACGCAATCGGCGATGCGCTGTGTCATCCGGGCGATGACGCATTTGGCCCGAAGGTCGAGGCGATCGTTGTGTACAACTCGAATCCCGTGGCCGTGGCGCCCGACTCGGCGCGCGTCGCGGCGGGCTTCGCGCGCGAAGATCTGTTCACGATCGTTCTCGAACACTTCCAGACGGACACGGCGGACTACGCCGACCTGCTGCTGCCGGCGACGACGCAACTCGAGCATCTCGACGTACACAAGTCGTACGGGCACACGCATGTGATGGTGAATCTGCCCGCGATCGCGCCCGTCGGCGAAGCGCGTCCGAATACCGAAATCTTCCGTGGAATCGCGCGGTCGATGGATCTCGACGAACCGGCGCTCTACGAGAGCGACGAGGTGGTCGCTTCGTCGGCGTTCCGTTGGGACGATGCATCGCTGAAAGGCGTGACGTGGGACACGCTCAAGCGTGACGGCTGGGCGAAGCTGAAGGTGTCGGATACGCCGTTCGCGAACGGCGGTTATCGCACGCCATCGGGTAAATGCGAGTTCTTTAGCAAACGTCTCGCGCAAGCAGGCCTTGAACCCGTGCCGGACTATCTGCCGCCGCACGAATCGGCGGATGGCGCGCCGGAACTCGCCGCGCGGTATCCGCTGGCCATGATCTCGCCGCCCGCGCGCAATTTTCTAAACAGCACGTTCGTCAACGTCGAAAGCCTGCGCGCCACGGAAGGCGAGCCGCATCTCGACATGCATCCCGCCGACGCCCGCGAACGTGGCATCAACGACGGCGATCATGTCCGCATCTTCAACGATCGTGGCTCGATGAGCGCGCGCGTGCGTGTCACCGACAAGTCGCGCGAAGGCCTCGTGGTCGGCCTGTCGATCTGGTGGAAAAAGCTCGCACCGGACGGCCGCAATGCCAACGAGGTGACGAGCCAGGCGCTGACCGATCTCGGCGGATCGGCCACTTTCTACGACTGCCTCGTCGAAGTCGAGCCCGCCTGA